The proteins below are encoded in one region of Oncorhynchus masou masou isolate Uvic2021 chromosome 15, UVic_Omas_1.1, whole genome shotgun sequence:
- the LOC135556238 gene encoding beta-1,4-galactosyltransferase 6-like isoform X3, protein MDVNMTQIPMEEIDLKFSKYLDVHFGGHWRPKDCKPRWKVAILIPFRNRYEHLPILFQHLTPMLQRQRLQFAYYVIEQSGTQPFNRAMLFNVGFLEAMKDLDWDCLVFHDVDHIPENDRNYYGCGQMPRHFAAKLDKYMYLLPYSEFFGGVSGLTVEQFRKINGFPNAFWGWGGEDDDLWNRVHYAGLNITRPEGEMGKYKSIPHHHRGEVQFLGRYKLLRYSKERQHLDGLNNLNYTPEISLSSLYKNITVDLHPDLAPIADY, encoded by the exons ATGGACGTCAATATGACTCAGATCCCTATGGAGGAGATTGATCTGAAGTTCTCGAAGTATCTGGATGTTCACTTTGGAGGACACTGGAGACCCAAGGACTGTAAACCACGCTGGAAG GTGGCCATCCTGATCCCGTTCCGTAACCGCTACGAGCACCTTCCCATCCTGTTCCAGCACCTCACCCCCATGCTGCAGAGACAGAGGCTGCAGTTTGCATATTACGTCATCGAGCAG tCTGGTACCCAGCCGTTCAACAGAGCAATGTTGTTTAATGTGGGTTTCCTGGAAGCCATGAAGGATCTGGACTGGGACTGTCTGGTGTTCCACGATGTCGACCACATCCCAGAGAACGACCGTAACTACTACGGCTGTGGTCAGATGCCTCGCCACTTCGCAGCCAAACTGGACAAGTATATGTACCT ACTACCATATAGTGAGTTCTTTGGGGGCGTGAGTGGACTCACAGTGGAACAGTTCCGCAAGATTAATGGCTTTCCCAATGCGTTCTggggctggggaggagaggacgACGACCTCTGGAACAG agTACATTATGCTGGTTTGAACATCACAAGGCCGGAGGGAGAAATGGGTAAATACAAGTCCATCCCACACCATCACCGGGGAGAGGTACAGTTCCTGGGCAG GTACAAGCTGCTGAGGTACTCCAAAGAAAGGCAGCACCTGGATGGCCTGAACAACCTTAACTACACCCCTGAGATCTCCCTGAGCTCCCTGTATAAGAACATCACCGTGGACCTGCACCCTGATCTGGCACCCATCGCAGACTACTGA
- the LOC135556238 gene encoding beta-1,4-galactosyltransferase 6-like isoform X2, producing the protein MSQPTAYLPENFTYAQNLPCPERLPSMKGPMDVNMTQIPMEEIDLKFSKYLDVHFGGHWRPKDCKPRWKVAILIPFRNRYEHLPILFQHLTPMLQRQRLQFAYYVIEQSGTQPFNRAMLFNVGFLEAMKDLDWDCLVFHDVDHIPENDRNYYGCGQMPRHFAAKLDKYMYLLPYSEFFGGVSGLTVEQFRKINGFPNAFWGWGGEDDDLWNRVHYAGLNITRPEGEMGKYKSIPHHHRGEVQFLGRYKLLRYSKERQHLDGLNNLNYTPEISLSSLYKNITVDLHPDLAPIADY; encoded by the exons ATGTCCCAGCCAACCGCATACCTCCCTGAGAACTTCACATACGCCCAGAACCTCCCCTGCCCAGAACGCTTACCTTCTATGA AAGGTCCTATGGACGTCAATATGACTCAGATCCCTATGGAGGAGATTGATCTGAAGTTCTCGAAGTATCTGGATGTTCACTTTGGAGGACACTGGAGACCCAAGGACTGTAAACCACGCTGGAAG GTGGCCATCCTGATCCCGTTCCGTAACCGCTACGAGCACCTTCCCATCCTGTTCCAGCACCTCACCCCCATGCTGCAGAGACAGAGGCTGCAGTTTGCATATTACGTCATCGAGCAG tCTGGTACCCAGCCGTTCAACAGAGCAATGTTGTTTAATGTGGGTTTCCTGGAAGCCATGAAGGATCTGGACTGGGACTGTCTGGTGTTCCACGATGTCGACCACATCCCAGAGAACGACCGTAACTACTACGGCTGTGGTCAGATGCCTCGCCACTTCGCAGCCAAACTGGACAAGTATATGTACCT ACTACCATATAGTGAGTTCTTTGGGGGCGTGAGTGGACTCACAGTGGAACAGTTCCGCAAGATTAATGGCTTTCCCAATGCGTTCTggggctggggaggagaggacgACGACCTCTGGAACAG agTACATTATGCTGGTTTGAACATCACAAGGCCGGAGGGAGAAATGGGTAAATACAAGTCCATCCCACACCATCACCGGGGAGAGGTACAGTTCCTGGGCAG GTACAAGCTGCTGAGGTACTCCAAAGAAAGGCAGCACCTGGATGGCCTGAACAACCTTAACTACACCCCTGAGATCTCCCTGAGCTCCCTGTATAAGAACATCACCGTGGACCTGCACCCTGATCTGGCACCCATCGCAGACTACTGA